One Rosa chinensis cultivar Old Blush chromosome 5, RchiOBHm-V2, whole genome shotgun sequence genomic region harbors:
- the LOC112168486 gene encoding 7-deoxyloganetin glucosyltransferase, translated as MASAYHHKPHAVCIPVPAQSHIKAMLKLTKILHHRGFHITFVNTEFNHKRFLKSRGPNSLHGLPDFHFEAIPDGIPESGEDATQDGTLIFDSIRNHLLAPFRDLLIKLNSTSPPVTCIVSDGFMSAFTITAAEELGIPIALFYTISACSFMGLRKFRTLLEKGLAPLKDETCVTNGFLDNVIEWIPEKKDIRLRDLPSFCRTTDPDDIMFKTSMEAVENANKASAVVLLTFDALEKDVLEALSSSISPPVYTIGPIQLLLNQIPEDPLKPMGYSLWKEEADCLQWLNCKAPNSIVYVNFGSVTVLTPEQLLEFGWGLANTKLPFLWVIRPDLVAGKSAILPPEFEAETKDRGLIASWCPQEEVLNHPSVGGFLTHSGWNSTIESVTAGMPMLCWPFFADQQTNSYYSCNEWGIGMEINTDVKRDNVEKLVKELMEGDKGKKMKSKALEWKKLAEEATAPYGSSSTNLDNLVSQVLLRKRI; from the exons ATGGCTTCCGCTTATCATCATAAGCCTCATGCTGTTTGTATTCCAGTTCCAGCTCAAAGCCACATAAAGGCTATGCTTAAATTAACCAAAATCCTCCACCACAGAGGCTTTCACATTACCTTTGTCAACACAGAATTCAACCACAAGCGATTTCTTAAGTCTCGAGGACCCAACTCCCTCCATGGCTTACCTGATTTTCACTTTGAAGCCATCCCTGATGGCATTCCAGAATCAGGTGAAGATGCCACCCAAGATGGCACTTTGATTTTTGACTCCATCAGAAATCATCTCTTGGCTCCATTTCGTGACCTCCTGATAAAACTCAACAGTACTAGTCCTCCAGTGACTTGCATTGTTTCAGATGGTTTCATGTCCGCTTTTACTATAACAGCGGCAGAAGAACTTGGAATCCCTATTGCATTGTTTTACACTATTTCTGCTTGCAGCTTCATGGGATTGAGGAAATTCCGTACTTTGCTTGAGAAAGGGCTTGCACCACTTAAAG ATGAGACTTGTGTGACAAACGGTTTTCTGGACAATGTTATAGAATGGATTCCAGAAAAGAAAGATATCCGTTTAAGGGATCTACCATCCTTTTGTCGAACTACAGATCCAGATGACATCATGTTCAAGACCTCTATGGAAGCAGTCGAAAACGCAAATAAAGCATCAGCTGTTGTTCTTCTCACATTTGATGCTTtggagaaagatgttttggaAGCTCTCTCCTCATCTATTTCTCCACCTGTTTATACAATTGGTCCTATCCAATTGCTATTAAATCAAATACCCGAAGACCCTTTGAAGCCTATGGGATACAGTCTTTGGAAGGAGGAAGCAGACTGTCTCCAATGGCTAAACTGCAAAGCACCGAACTCAATTGTTTATGTCAATTTTGGAAGTGTCACGGTTTTGACACCGGAACAGCTTCTCGAGTTTGGTTGGGGACTTGCAAATACCAAGCTCCCCTTCCTCTGGGTTATTAGGCCTGATTTGGTTGCTGGAAAATCAGCAATCTTGCCACCAGAGTTTGAAGCTGAAACCAAAGACAGAGGTCTAATAGCAAGTTGGTGCCCTCAAGAAGAAGTCCTAAACCATCCATCAGTTGGAGGGTTTTTAACACACAGCGGTTGGAATTCAACCATTGAGAGTGTCACAGCTGGAATGCCGATGCTGTGTTGGCCATTCTTTGCAGACCAGCAAACAAACAGTTACTACAGTTGCAACGAATGGGGAATTGGCATGGAGATCAACACTGATGTCAAGAGAGACAATGTGGAGAAGCTTGTAAAGGAGTTAATGGAGGGAGACAagggaaagaaaatgaaaagcaaGGCCTTGGAGTGGAAGAAACTAGCTGAAGAAGCCACTGCTCCGTATGGTTCGTCATCAACAAACTTGGACAATTTAGTGAGTCAAGTCCTATTAAGAAAGCGCATTTAA
- the LOC112203452 gene encoding uncharacterized protein LOC112203452 has protein sequence MDKSWVHLDRRSPEYYASLKVFLDGAPKSYPGNEIVCPCTRCKNRESFDRRTVEQHLVVKGMWPFYMNTRWKEHGESYAEYRDKMELQNSGGADIEGMQEFLNETFVQPTIGENVGLSSQPHIFEGPTPEAEKFYKLLEDANKEVYPGCKKFKKLEAVVRLYQLKCLGGLSDNIFSKLLEFIKELLPEGECLPDSFYQTKKLINELGLKYEKIDACPNDCMLFWKDRANLKVCSQCGTSRYIQKESEKSSTPVSAKVLRYFPLTPRLQRLYMSKHTALDMRWHATECPKDGFMRHPSDSPAWKQLDLLYPEFGSESRNVRLGLASDGFNPFGNMSTAHSTWPVVLSVYNLPPWMCMKQSNLFLTLLIPGPRGPGNDMDVYLEPLIDELKELWGVGANTYDVSSNERFTMKAALLWTINDFPAYGNLSGWSTKGFKACPHCMNETDSKHLKMSHKICYLGHRRFLPIEHRFRRLKAVFNGYGEDRVAPKQLTGMQCLAELSNLSFTFGKPLKRGVGQKRQGASTSASLRTTSRANRDNIQWKKKSTFFQLPYWKNLLIRHNLDVMHIEKNISDSILGTLLAINGKTKDGINARADLELMKIRKKNNILSEKEVRLSYLLHHSPRVKMKRL, from the coding sequence ATGGACAAAAGTTGGGTTCATTTAGATCGCCGCAGTCCGGAATACTATGCTAGTTTGAAAGTGTTTTTAGATGGTGCTCCCAAAAGTTACCCTGGAAATGAGATAGTTTGTCCATGTACAAGATGTAAAAATCGTGAAAGCTTTGATAGAAGAACTGTTGAGCAACATCTTGTTGTGAAAGGAATGTGGCCTTTTTATATGAATACTAGGTGGAAGGAGCATGGAGAGTCTTATGCTGAATATAGGGATAAAATGGAATTACAAAATAGTGGAGGTGCAGATATAGAAGGCATGCAAGAGTTCCTTAACGAAACCTTTGTGCAGCCAACAATTGGAGAAAATGTTGGGTTATCAAGTCAACCACATATATTTGAGGGACCAACACCTGAGGCTGAAAAGTTTTATAAATTACTTGAAGATGCAAATAAAGAGGTGTACCCTGGATGTAAGAAGTTTAAGAAGTTGGAGGCCGTTGTGAGATTGTACCAACTGAAGTGTTTAGGGGGTTTGAGTGACAACATTTTCTCCAAGTTATTGGAGTTTATTAAAGAATTATTGCCTGAAGGGGAGTGTTTGCCAGATTCCTTTTATCAAACCAAGAAGCTCATAAATGAGTTGGGCCTCAAATATGAGAAGATTGATGCTTGTCCCAATGATTGTATGCTATTTTGGAAAGATAGAGCAAACTTGAAAGTGTGCTCTCAGTGTGGTACCTCAAGATATATTCAGAAAGAATCTGAGAAATCTAGTACGCCAGTCTCGGCTAAGGTTCTTCGCTATTTTCCCTTAACACCTAGATTGCAAAGGTTATACATGTCGAAACATACTGCCTTAGATATGAGATGGCATGCAACCGAATGTCCTAAGGATGGATTCATGAGGCACCCATCAGATTCTCCTGCATGGAAGCAATTAGATTTATTGTACCCTGAATTTGGGTCAGAGAGCCGTAATGTACGCTTAGGGCTCGCGAGTGACGGATTTAATCCATTTGGAAATATGAGTACAGCTCATAGCACTTGGCCAGTTGTCCTTTCAGTTTATAATCTTCCTCCATGGATGTGTATGAAACAGTCCAATTTATTTTTAACACTGCTAATTCCAGGACCTCGAGGACCCGGAAATGATATGGATGTGTATTTAGAACCTTTAATTGATGAGTTGAAGGAGTTGTGGGGGGTTGGTGCTAACACTTATGATGTGTCAAGTAATGAAAGGTTTACAATGAAGGCTGCCTTATTATGGACCATAAATGATTTTCCTGCATATGGGAATCTCTCTGGATGGAGTACGAAGGGGTTTAAGGCATGTCCTCATTGTATGAATGAAACAGACTCAAAACACTTGAAAATGAGTCACAAGATTTGTTATTTGGGACATCGCAGATTTCTACCTATTGAGCATAGATTTCGAAGATTAAAAGCAGTGTTCAATGGTTATGGAGAGGATCGTGTAGCACCAAAACAGTTGACTGGGATGCAATGTTTGGCTGAATTGTCTAATTTGTCATTTACTTTTGGGAAACCTCTGAAACGTGGTGTTGGGCAAAAAAGACAAGGGGCTTCGACTTCTGCTAGTTTAAGAACCACAAGCCGAGCAAATAGAGACAATATTCAATGGAAGAAAAAGAGCACTTTTTTCCAATTACCATATTGGAAAAATCTCTTGATACGACACAACTTAGATGTAATGCACATAGAAAAGAATATAAGTGATAGCATCTTAGGGACGTTATTGGCCATCAATGGCAAGACAAAGGATGGAATCAATGCTCGTGCAGATCTTGAACTgatgaaaataagaaaaaaaaacaacatcctCTCAGAGAAGGAAGTAAGACTTTCTTACCTCCTGCACCATTCACCACGAGTAAAGATGAAAAGACTTTAA